GTTTACCGAAATATGGAATAAGGGAGATATTAGTGAACTTAAAAGTTTTTCTAAAGAAGTGGATCGAATTATCGAGCATATAGAAGATGAAATATAGAGATTTGTAATAAGAAATAGGTGATAAAGTGGCAATTTTTGCGATAGGAGATTTGCATTTAAGTGGATATTCTAATAAACCAATGGATATATTTGGAGAGCATTGGACAGAACATGACAAGAAAATAATGGAGAGCTGGCAGAAGAATGTAAAAGATGAGGATGCTGTTTTGATTCCAGGGGATATATCTTGGGCCATGACTTTGGAAGATGCAAAGATAGATTTGAATTGGATTGCAGATCTACCTGGCCAAAAATATTTGATTCGAGGGAATCACGATTATTGGTGGGGCTCTTTAACTAAATTAAATTCGTTATTTGACTCCATGCATTTTATACAGAACAACTTTTTTACTTATAATCAATATGCGATTTGTGGGACAAGAGGTTGGAACTGTCCGAATCATTATAAGTTTACAGAACATGATGGGAAAATCTTTACAAGAGAAGTCAACCGATTAGAATTATCGCTGAAGGCTGCAAAAGAAAAAGGCTATGAAGATATTATTGTGATGCTTCATTATCCTCCAACAAATGATAAATTGGAACCATCTCTATTTACAGAGATGTTAGAAAAATATAAGGTAAAGCAGGTTGTATACGGACATTTGCATGGAGAAACATCATATGATGCAGGGCTAAAGGGAGAATATAATGGCGTTTATTATAACCTGGTATCCTGCGATTATGCTGGTTTCCACATGGTAAGAATCGTATAAAACAAGGCAGCTACTTCAGTAGCTGCCTTGTTTTATACCTATAAAGCTGTATTGTTGGATCCAAGAACGTTTTTGATTTTATGGCGTACCATTTCTTTGATGGCAGTTCTTCCAGCACCTAGATACTTTCTAGGGTCGAAGTTGGAAGGATTGTCTACGATGTCTTTACGAATTGCTGCAGTCATAGCAAGACGTAGGTCTGTATCAATATTTACCTTACATACACCGAGTCCAGCTGCTCTGCGGATCATTTCTTCTGGAACACCTTGAGCGCCTGGGATATTTCCACCGTATTGATTACATAATTCTACGAATTCAGGTAAAACTGTAGATGCACCATGTAGTACAAGAGGGAAGTTCGGTAATAATGCCTGAATTTGCTTTAGTCTTTCAAAATCTAAAGAAGGCTCTCCTTTGAATTTATAAGCACCATGACTTGTACCGATTGCAATGGCTAATGAATCCACTCCTGTTTTTTGTACAAACTCGGCAGCCTGCTCTGGAACTGTATAGCTCGCATCCTTTTCACTTACATTAACAGCATCCTCTACACCGGCTAATCTTCCAAGCTCAGCCTCTACAACCACACCCTTGCTATGGGCGTATTCTACTACTTTTCTAGTAATTGCAATATTTTCTTCAAATGGATGGTGGGAGGCATCGATCATAACAGAAGTAAATCCATCATCGATACATTGCTTACAGATTTCAAAATCTTCTCCGTGATCCAGGTGTAATACGATCGGCAGGTTTGAATCTTCAACGGCAGCTTCAACCAGCTTCTTTAAATAGATGGGGTTTGCATACTTTCGAGCGCCAGCAGAAACCTGAAGGATTAAAGGTGATTTTTCTTCCTTAGCTGCATCAACAATCCCTTGAATGATCTCCATGTTATTCACATTAAACGCACCAATGGCATAATTGCCAGCGTATGCTCTTTTAAAAATCTCTGTACTTGTAACTAAAGGCATAGTAATTCCTCCTAATAAATTTACTATAAATCATATGTACATTTGTTTTAATTCTATCATAGGCAAATTGCAACGTCAATTCACATTGAAGCCAGAACAATTGGTATGGAAAGGATGCCTAGTATAGTGTATACTTTTTAAAAGAAATATATTATGGCAATAAGTAATTTATATTGTAATTTACCACTATTATTTTTATAGGAAATGAAGTAAAATATTGAGGTATAATTGTTAATATTATGTTAAGATAAGAGAAAGGAGCTATGAAAATTGAGACTTATAAGTTTTCGATAGGAATAAGTAATGGATAGGAGGGATACAATGAAGGTTAAATCACATATACCGAATATATTTACTTTGTTTAATTTATCATTAGGGGTATTATCGATTATTAATATATTGGCAGAAAACTATTATGTTGCGGCATTATTTATTTTATTAGCAGCTTTAACCGACCGTTTTGACGGGTCACTGGCACGAAGATTCGATGTGGAAAGTGATCTAGGGAAGGAACTGGACTCTTTATGTGACTTAATATCCTTTGGTGTTGCACCTGCAATTTTGGTGTGGGCCAATCATCTAATTGGTTATGGCATCATTGGGATGATTATAACAGTTCTATTTCCAGTTGCAGGAGCTTACCGCTTAGCGAGATATAACGTTACTGAATTCGCAGGGGTTTATATTGGTATACCGATTACAATTGCTGGTGGCATTGTAGCTTTAGCAAATTTGTACTCAATCAACTATAATGTAAATATTTATTTCTTCATATTCATTATGGTATTTCTTTCTTATGCCATGGTGAGTCAAAAAATTAGATTGAAGAAAAGATAAAATGATCCTAAAGGGATCATTTTTTCAATAGGATATAATACTGAATACGTACAACCTACGGGGTTGTAGGAACAAAGTGGAGGGAATCATGGCGAAGACACAGAGAATAGATAAGATATTATCAAATTTGGGATATGGCAGTCGAAAAGATATTCGGCAAATTTGTAAGAATGGACTTGTAAAAGTCGATGGCAAAGTAGTGAAAGATAGCAGCGCACACGTAGATCCTGAAAATAGTCAAATCATCATTGGAAATGAAGTTGTAAATTATAGGGAATTTGTATATCTTATGATGCATAAACCTCAAGGGGTCATATCTGCCACAGAGGATAACCGGGATCAAACCGTAGTGGATCTTTTAGATGAAGAGTACCTGCCTTTCTCCGTGTTTCCAGTAGGTAGGCTAGATAAAGATACAGAGGGACTACTTTTGTTGACCAATGATGGAAAGTTAGCCCACAATTTACTTTCGCCTAAAAAGAATGTACCGAAAACCTATTATGCAAAGGTTCTAGGTACCGTCACTAGATCGGATATAGAAAGCTTTAAGGAAGGCGTATTCATAGAGGAAGATTATAAAACCCTTCCGGCAGAGCTGAACATATTGAAATCTGACGAGATATCAGAAATAGAGCTGACCATATACGAAGGTAAATTTCATCAGGTAAAAAGAATGTTTGAAGCTGTGGACAAAACTGTCGTCTATTTAAAAAGACTTTCTATGGGAACTCTAAATTTAGACCCTACTTTACCATTGGGAGAATATAGAGAGCTGACGGAAGAAGAACTGGAAAGTCTACAAAATCTAGTACGTTAAGCGGAGAATGGACTGAATAAAATTCTGCTGGAAAAGATTTATTTCAGAATGAGTTGACATTGACAACTTATCATGTTAAGATATTAAACATTACAACTTTATAAAAATCCTCATCCTTTGGGTGGGGTAGAGGCGCGATTTATATTAGTACCCATGTGGAGGCTGGAAGCCTATGAAATATGGTGAAAGGATACATCGCCGAAGTTTCAGATACCAAAATCTGTTGCTGGGTCTACATCGAATAGGTGTAGGACTGTCATCATTGTACTTGCTCGGTACTTTGATGTTGTGCTATCTCCACGTTGAGCCAAAAAGGAGGGTAGGATTGTCTTAGCTTTGCTATGTGTATACAAGCATCTGACAATACTGTCAGGTGTTTTTTTGTTGTTTAAAAAGTGAAAATGTACTTTTGAAAAACCTAAGAAAAAACAGAATAAAAGGAGATGTCATATTATGAGAAGAAAAATAACAACTTTATTAGCAATATCCTTACTATCGATTTTTGTACTAGCTGCTTGTGGACCAACGAAAACCGCTGGTGGCTCTGGAGGGAAAGAAAAGTTTGTAGTTGGACTGGAAGCGGCATATGCACCATTTAACTGGACACAAATGGATAACGCCAATGGCGCAGTGCCTATTGAGGGAACAGCAGAATATGCTGGAGGGTATGATGTAGAAATTGCTAAAAGAGTTGCAGAGGGATTGGGAAGAGAATTGGTCATCGTTAAGACGGATTGGGATGGTCTTCTTCCAGCTTTAACATCTAATAGTATTGATGCCATTGTGGCAGGGATGTCACCAACACCAGAAAGATTAGAGGCCATCGACTTTACAGATTTTTATTACAGCTCTGACTTAGTAATGGTTGTAAGAAAAGACGGAAATTATACCAATGCAGAATCCATTCAAGATTTCAAAGGTGCAAAGATTACAGGACAGCTGAATACATCCCACTATAGAGTCATCGATCAAATCAATGGCGTAAAACAAGAACCTGCATTTGAAAGCTTTAATGTTATGAGAGTGGCTTTGGAATCTGGAATTATAGACGGTTACGTATCAGAAAGACCAGAAGGAATCAGTGCTTCCGCTGCCAATGAAAATTTTATAATGATCGATTTTGAAGAAGGAAAAGGTTTTAAAGCATCGGTGGAGGATTCCGCTGTATCTATAGGAATTCGAAAAAATAGTGATCTTACAGAACAAATTAATACCATACTGGAAAAAATTTCAGAGGAAGAACGTCAAGAAATTATGAACAAAGCTGTATTGAGTCAGCCCATCACAGTGGATTAATTCTACAGAATGAACTTAAGGCCGAATGGTTTGGTATTCGGTCTAATTTAAAGGAGTGAAAGATATGTCATTAGAGCTACTGATTAAAATTTTCAACGATTATGGTCCCATGTTTGCTCGTGGTGCATGGGTTACACTATATATTTCAATAACGGGTACAATGGTCGGTTCTGTGATCGGTTTATTAACAGGAATTGTACGAACGATTCCAATGCCGGACAGAGGCTTCAAGAGAGTATTACTTAAGGTGGTCAACAGCTTCATATCCATCTATATAGAGTGTTTCAGAGGAACACCGATGATCGTGCAGGCAATGGTTATTTATTATGGGGTTGCACAGGCATTTGGAATCCAGATGAATCGGACCTTTGCAGCTTTAATCATCGTATCCATCAATACCGGTGCATATATGTCCGAAATCGTTCGAGGCGGTATATTATCCATCGACAAGGGTCAATTTGAAGCAGCTGAGGCCATCGGAATGAATCATATTCAAACCATGATCAATGTCGTATTACCGCAGGTTATCCGAAATATTTTACCTGCTACAGGGAACGAGTTTGTAATCAATATTAAAGATACATCTGTTTTGAATGTAATCTCCGTAACAGAGCTATTTTTTCAAACGAAATCAATTTCAGGGGCCACTTTTAAATTCTTCGAGCCCTATTTAATCACCAGCGTGATCTACTTAACCATGACGATTGTGATTACAAGAATACTTCGTTATATAGAAAGAAGAATGGATGGCCCAGCAAATTACATTATGGCAGGAAACCAAATGCAGGTGGAGACTGCTTTGGAAAACATAGAGAGTAGTAGAGAGAAGTATAGAGGAAAGGAGGCTGTATCATGGAAAAGATAATTGATATACAACATTTAAGCAAAGACTTTGGTAGCCATAGGGTTTTAAGAGATATTGATTTTTCTGTAAACAAAGGTGAGGTCGTAAGCATTATCGGGTCCTCTGGATCTGGTAAATCTACATTGCTACGCTGTATTAATTTATTGGAAAAACCAACCAGCGGTCAAATTATATATAATGGGGAAAATATATTAGATGACAAACACGATATTTACGCATATAGAACGAAGCTGGGCATGGTTTTTCAGCAATTTAACCTATTTAATAACCATGATGTACTGAGCAACTGTACCGTTGGGCAAGTAAAGGTATTGGGGCGTAGCGAGGAAGAGGCGAAGGCAGTTGCTATGAAATACTTAAAAGTAGTAGGGATGGATCAATATATCCATGCAAAAGCAAAGCAGCTATCCGGTGGACAGAAACAGCGTGTGGCCATAGCAAGAGCACTGGCTATGGAGCCGGACGTCATGCTATTTGATGAGCCGACTTCTGCACTGGACCCAGAGATGGTGGGAGAGGTACTAAAGATCATGAAGGATTTAGCTGAAAGTGGACTGACTATGCTTGTGGTTACGCACGAAATGGATTTTGCAAGGGAAGTATCCGACAGAGTTGTTTTTATGGACCAAGGTGTAATTGCAGAAGAAGGAGAGCCGGGTAAGATCTTTAATAATCCAGAGGAAGAAAGAACGAAAGAATTCTTAAAGAGAATTTTAAATAAGATGTAATTGAGAATAAGGGGTCCAGACACCTAAAAGTTGCTAAAACAAACATTTTTCTGTATAATTTAGGGGAGATAAAGGGAGCTATTTCGTAGGAATACTGAACCTAGAATTAGGAGGAAAAATTGTGAAAAAAAATGAAGAGATAGAATTGATCATAGATCAGGTTGAATTTCCTAATAAGGGAGTTGCAAAATACGAGGATCAAACCATTCGATTGAAGGGCGGTATCGAGGGGCAGAAGGTTCGTGCGAGAATTGCTAAAAATAAAAATGGCAATGTGGAAGCTAAAATATTAGAGGTTCTTGAAAAGTCCCCCTTAGAAACAGAAAAGGGATGCCACCACTTTGGTGTATGCGGAGGTTGTACCTACCAAACACTTTCCTATGAAAATGAATTGGCACTGAAGGAAAAGCAAATACGCAGTTTGTTTGAAAAAGAAGGACTTCATGTGAACTTCTTGGGAATTGAAGCCAGTCCTTCTATTAAAGCGTATCGAAATAAGATGGAATATACCTTTGGGGACGAAGAAAGAGGAGGGCCTTTATCTTTAGGTCTTCATATGAAGAATCGATTCTATGAGTCCGTTAATACCTGGGACTGTAATATTGTCGACGAAGATTTTACTTTAATTCGAGAATCCATAAGGGATTACTTTGAGCAGAAAAAAGTCCCTTTTTATAATAAAAGGCAGCATAAGGGTGTACTGAGACATTTGGTTATTAGAAAGGCAGTATCCAGTTCGGAAATACTGGTGAACCTAGTAACTACTAGCCAAAGTCCGATTCATCATGAGGCGCTTAAAGATATGATTCTATCGCTGAACTTAAGTGGAAGAATCGCAGGGATTCTCCATACCATCAACGATGGATTAGGTGATACAGTGAAAGCAGATCAGATGGAACTACTCTATGGAAGAGATTATATCGTAGAAGAACTTTTAGGCTTAAAGTTTAAAATTTCTCCGTTTTCATTCTTTCAGACAAATAGCTTAGGTGCGGAAAAGTTGTATACCATCGCTAGAGAGTTTGCAGGAGATATTGATGATAAAATTGTCTTCGATCTATATTCTGGAACTGGAACCATTGCTCAGATTATGGCACCGGTTGCCAAAAAGGTAATCGGTATAGAGATCGTAGAAGAAGCCGTTGAAATGGCGAAAGAAAATGCTAAGATGAATGGACTTGATAATGTTGAATTCATTGCAGGGGACGTCTTAGAGGCTGTAAATGATCTAAAAGAGAAACCAGATTTAATTGTGATCGACCCTCCAAGAGACGGGATTCATCCAAAAGCCATCCATAAAATTATCGACTTTAACCCAGATACGTTCGTATATGTGTCCTGTAATCCAGTGACTTTAGTAAGGGATCTGAAGGTGTTTATGGAGAGAGGATATAGGGTAGAAAAAGTGAAATTGATGGATATGTTTGCGAGGACGAATCATGTGGAGACTGTTTGTAAGTTAGAAAAGCAATAGAATTTAGTAATATCAATAGTTTAAGCCGCTGAGTGTGTAGATGACATTTGGTGGCTTTTTGTATGTGGAAACATATCTACTTGAAAATAAAAAAATGTAAATGAATGAGACCTTGGCAAGAAAAAAGAAAAATGTAGCAATTATACCTTCAAAAATAATTCATGATAGAAATATAAAACTAGAACTAAAGAAGCTAAGAGTAGCAGAGTTAGCACTATCTTAGAAGAACAAGAAAATAGTTATAAAGCACAAGCATCGTATTATATAGATAAGATAAAAGATAACCAAACTGGAAAAATGCAAGGATATATGAAGATGGTGGTAAGTCGGCAACTAATACAAAAAAGAGAGATGATTTCAATTCAATGATAGATAACTACATGGCAGGGAAAATAGATATGGTCATAACAAAATTTGTTAGCAGGTTTGCAAGGAACACTTGAGTTACTAATTACTATCTTAAGCAGTCAAGTACAATAGGAGAGTAGAAATCTAAGTGAGAATATAAAATGGGGTATGACAAGAAGGTTTAAAAATGGAATAGTATCAGTAAATCATAAGAAATTTTTGGGATATACAAAAGATGAAAATATTGAATTAGTCATAGTTCCTAAAGAGGCAGAGATAATAAAAAAATATTTAGGAAAGTAGCTAAAGAGATGAGATGAAATAACTATGATGGGTAGTAGGAAATGTATTTTTCAATTAAGCAATGTAAGACCATTTCTATAAATA
Above is a genomic segment from Alkaliphilus oremlandii OhILAs containing:
- a CDS encoding amino acid ABC transporter ATP-binding protein — translated: MEKIIDIQHLSKDFGSHRVLRDIDFSVNKGEVVSIIGSSGSGKSTLLRCINLLEKPTSGQIIYNGENILDDKHDIYAYRTKLGMVFQQFNLFNNHDVLSNCTVGQVKVLGRSEEEAKAVAMKYLKVVGMDQYIHAKAKQLSGGQKQRVAIARALAMEPDVMLFDEPTSALDPEMVGEVLKIMKDLAESGLTMLVVTHEMDFAREVSDRVVFMDQGVIAEEGEPGKIFNNPEEERTKEFLKRILNKM
- the rlmD gene encoding 23S rRNA (uracil(1939)-C(5))-methyltransferase RlmD — translated: MKKNEEIELIIDQVEFPNKGVAKYEDQTIRLKGGIEGQKVRARIAKNKNGNVEAKILEVLEKSPLETEKGCHHFGVCGGCTYQTLSYENELALKEKQIRSLFEKEGLHVNFLGIEASPSIKAYRNKMEYTFGDEERGGPLSLGLHMKNRFYESVNTWDCNIVDEDFTLIRESIRDYFEQKKVPFYNKRQHKGVLRHLVIRKAVSSSEILVNLVTTSQSPIHHEALKDMILSLNLSGRIAGILHTINDGLGDTVKADQMELLYGRDYIVEELLGLKFKISPFSFFQTNSLGAEKLYTIAREFAGDIDDKIVFDLYSGTGTIAQIMAPVAKKVIGIEIVEEAVEMAKENAKMNGLDNVEFIAGDVLEAVNDLKEKPDLIVIDPPRDGIHPKAIHKIIDFNPDTFVYVSCNPVTLVRDLKVFMERGYRVEKVKLMDMFARTNHVETVCKLEKQ
- a CDS encoding pseudouridine synthase — its product is MAKTQRIDKILSNLGYGSRKDIRQICKNGLVKVDGKVVKDSSAHVDPENSQIIIGNEVVNYREFVYLMMHKPQGVISATEDNRDQTVVDLLDEEYLPFSVFPVGRLDKDTEGLLLLTNDGKLAHNLLSPKKNVPKTYYAKVLGTVTRSDIESFKEGVFIEEDYKTLPAELNILKSDEISEIELTIYEGKFHQVKRMFEAVDKTVVYLKRLSMGTLNLDPTLPLGEYRELTEEELESLQNLVR
- a CDS encoding transporter substrate-binding domain-containing protein; protein product: MRRKITTLLAISLLSIFVLAACGPTKTAGGSGGKEKFVVGLEAAYAPFNWTQMDNANGAVPIEGTAEYAGGYDVEIAKRVAEGLGRELVIVKTDWDGLLPALTSNSIDAIVAGMSPTPERLEAIDFTDFYYSSDLVMVVRKDGNYTNAESIQDFKGAKITGQLNTSHYRVIDQINGVKQEPAFESFNVMRVALESGIIDGYVSERPEGISASAANENFIMIDFEEGKGFKASVEDSAVSIGIRKNSDLTEQINTILEKISEEERQEIMNKAVLSQPITVD
- a CDS encoding amino acid ABC transporter permease, with translation MSLELLIKIFNDYGPMFARGAWVTLYISITGTMVGSVIGLLTGIVRTIPMPDRGFKRVLLKVVNSFISIYIECFRGTPMIVQAMVIYYGVAQAFGIQMNRTFAALIIVSINTGAYMSEIVRGGILSIDKGQFEAAEAIGMNHIQTMINVVLPQVIRNILPATGNEFVINIKDTSVLNVISVTELFFQTKSISGATFKFFEPYLITSVIYLTMTIVITRILRYIERRMDGPANYIMAGNQMQVETALENIESSREKYRGKEAVSWKR
- the fba gene encoding class II fructose-1,6-bisphosphate aldolase; translated protein: MPLVTSTEIFKRAYAGNYAIGAFNVNNMEIIQGIVDAAKEEKSPLILQVSAGARKYANPIYLKKLVEAAVEDSNLPIVLHLDHGEDFEICKQCIDDGFTSVMIDASHHPFEENIAITRKVVEYAHSKGVVVEAELGRLAGVEDAVNVSEKDASYTVPEQAAEFVQKTGVDSLAIAIGTSHGAYKFKGEPSLDFERLKQIQALLPNFPLVLHGASTVLPEFVELCNQYGGNIPGAQGVPEEMIRRAAGLGVCKVNIDTDLRLAMTAAIRKDIVDNPSNFDPRKYLGAGRTAIKEMVRHKIKNVLGSNNTAL
- the pssA gene encoding CDP-diacylglycerol--serine O-phosphatidyltransferase; this encodes MKVKSHIPNIFTLFNLSLGVLSIINILAENYYVAALFILLAALTDRFDGSLARRFDVESDLGKELDSLCDLISFGVAPAILVWANHLIGYGIIGMIITVLFPVAGAYRLARYNVTEFAGVYIGIPITIAGGIVALANLYSINYNVNIYFFIFIMVFLSYAMVSQKIRLKKR
- a CDS encoding recombinase family protein; its protein translation is MYEDGGKSATNTKKRDDFNSMIDNYMAGKIDMVITKFVSRFARNT
- a CDS encoding metallophosphoesterase, with the translated sequence MAIFAIGDLHLSGYSNKPMDIFGEHWTEHDKKIMESWQKNVKDEDAVLIPGDISWAMTLEDAKIDLNWIADLPGQKYLIRGNHDYWWGSLTKLNSLFDSMHFIQNNFFTYNQYAICGTRGWNCPNHYKFTEHDGKIFTREVNRLELSLKAAKEKGYEDIIVMLHYPPTNDKLEPSLFTEMLEKYKVKQVVYGHLHGETSYDAGLKGEYNGVYYNLVSCDYAGFHMVRIV